The following proteins are co-located in the Apium graveolens cultivar Ventura chromosome 5, ASM990537v1, whole genome shotgun sequence genome:
- the LOC141724748 gene encoding protein MOS2, producing MKGVSFSLGSKNSSSSSNKRAIIKPNTHTDETKELITEFDSSKPLSTSQSKTLIIPPQPNSWRPHKKMKNLDVGIESAADSKGALEFETEIDPGQTRTGSEPEVSYGLNLRKSVIEDVGIVENENSEFVSIDRVMVKNLKDDLEKLPDDMGFDEFDGCPVEGFAAAVLKGYGWTQGRGIGRNTKEDVKVVEYERRVGKEGFGFVADAPVMSNGGGKGSEKRKERTSGGVTGKDVRIVRGREMGLKGKVLNVIGGGDYVVLSVLRNGSEDEVRVRCSDVAELGSVEEERCLRKLKELKIEEKKREGKSRRSGEREERVGIKIEERRGDEREEKPVRKEKEKVRWLTSNIKVRIISKKLNGGKLYLKKGKVVDVVGPSTCDISMDDSRELIQGVDQELLETAVPRTGGPILVLYGKYKGVYGSLLQKDMEKETAVVEDADTRKPLHVLLEQIAEYMGDPSELGY from the coding sequence ATGAAAGGAGTCTCTTTTTCTCTTGGATCCAAGAACTCATCATCTTCATCTAACAAGAGAGCAATTATAAAACCCAATACACACACAGATGAAACCAAAGAGTTAATTACTGAATTCGATTCTTCAAAACCCCTTTCAACTTCCCAATCCAAAACCCTAATTATCCCACCTCAACCCAATTCATGGCGACCCCACAAGAAAATGAAGAATCTTGATGTCGGAATCGAATCTGCAGCTGATTCTAAGGGTGCCCTTGAGTTTGAAACGGAAATTGATCCGGGTCAAACCCGAACCGGATCCGAACCCGAGGTTTCTTATGGGTTGAATTTGAGGAAGAGTGTGATTGAGGATGTGGGTATtgttgaaaatgaaaatagcgaGTTTGTGAGTATAGATAGGGTGATGGTGAAGAATTTGAAGGATGATTTGGAGAAATTGCCTGATGATATGGGGTTTGATGAGTTTGATGGGTGTCCTGTTGAGGGGTTTGCGGCGGCGGTGTTGAAAGGGTATGGGTGGACTCAAGGGAGAGGGATTGGGAGGAATACTAAGGAGGATGTTAAGGTTGTTGAGTACGAAAGACGGGTTGGGAAGGAAGGGTTTGGTTTTGTTGCGGATGCTCCCGTGATGAGTAATGGTGGTGGTAAGGGTTCGGAGAAGAGGAAAGAGCGTACGAGTGGGGGGGTTACGGGGAAGGATGTTAGGATTGTGAGAGGGAGGGAAATGGGGTTGAAGGGGAAGGTTTTGAATGTAATTGGTGGTGGTGATTATGTTGTTTTGAGTGTTTTGAGGAATGGGAGTGAAGATGAGGTGAGAGTGAGGTGTAGTGATGTTGCGGAGTTGGGTTCGGTTGAAGAAGAGAGGTGTTTGAGGAAGTTGAAAGAGTTGAAGATTGAGGAGAAGAAGAGGGAGGGTAAGAGCAGGCGTAGTGgtgagagggaggagagagtggGAATTAAGATTGAGGAGAGGAGAGGTGATGAGAGGGAGGAAAAACCGGTTAGGAAGGAGAAGGAGAAAGTGCGGTGGTTAACGAGTAATATTAAAGTTAGGATTATTAGTAAGAAGTTGAATGGTGGGAAGTTGTATTTGAAAAAGGGGAAGGTTGTGGATGTGGTTGGACCTTCAACATGTGATATATCTATGGATGATAGTAGGGAGTTGATTCAAGGTGTGGATCAGGAGTTACTTGAAACTGCGGTTCCACGGACTGGTGGCCCTATTCTTGTTTTGTACGGGAAGTATAAGGGTGTTTATGGAAGCCTTTTACAGAAGGATATGGAGAAGGAAACTGCTGTTGTTGAAGATGCTGATACTCGTAAGCCACTTCATGTACTTCTTGAACAAATTGCGGAGTATATGGGAGACCCGAGTGAATTAGGATACTGA
- the LOC141660618 gene encoding uncharacterized protein LOC141660618 → MQLQCPLLFPHGDIGYYREIPLNRPVKHSKGDVEVTESEDPDEKCAREYITMREFYNYKLMIRLSEGLTPDLGGRLWQQYVVDAFTAIEQYILGWIRDHQTTIRSDLCHNIRDAMQKGDRNPSNIGKAIILPASFTGNKRYMTQYFKDSLVICQTLRHPSLFLTMTTNTKWPKIQRMLKHMPGVDVADAPDVVARVFKMKGHDTTTMCLRKTRTSTSATIPKKAPKGPIDEVKHYLDGRYVCASEASWKIFAFDIHSRWPSVERLPIHLPGEKHISFKAGDVLEDVCDKAI, encoded by the exons ATGCAACTTCAATGTCCATTACTTTTCCCTCACGGAGATATTGGATATTATCGTGAGATCCCATTAAATAGACCTGTGAAGCATTCTAAGGGAGACGTAGAAGTTACCGAATCTGAAGATCCTGACGAAAAATGTGCTAGAGAGTATATTACAATGAGAgagttttataattataaactaATGATACGTCTTTCAGAAG GTTTGACACCAGATCTTGGAGGTCGTTTATGGCAGCAATATGTTGTGGATGCTTTCACCGCAATTGAGCAGTACATATTGGGCTGGATTAGAGACCATCAAACTACTATAAGATCTGATCTCTGCCATAATATCAGAGATGCAATGCAAAAGGGAGATAGAAATCCATCCAATATTGGTAAAGCAATCATTCTTCCCGCTTCATTCACCGGAAATAAGCGCTATATGACTCAGTATTTTAAAGACTCATTAGTAATATGTCAAACTTTAAGACATCCTTCATTGTTCCTTACTATGACCACTAATACAAAATGGCCCAAAATTCAGCGCATGTTAAAACATATGCCTGGTGTTGATGTTGCTGATGCACCTGATGTTGTAGCCAGAGTCTTTAAAATGAAG GGTCATGACACGACAACAATGTGTTTGAGGAAAACACGTACAAGTACTTCTGCAACAATCCCAAAAAAAGCACCAAAAGGTCCGATTGATGAGGTAAAACATTATTTGGATGGGAGATATGTTTGCGCGTCAGAAGCATCTTGGAAGATATTTGCTTTTGACATTCATTCCCGTTGGCCATCGGTAGAGAGGTTACCGATACATTTACCAGGCGAGAAACATATTTCGTTTAAGGCTGGAGATGTCTTGGAGGATGTTTGCGACAAGGCAATATAA
- the LOC141660620 gene encoding uncharacterized protein LOC141660620, translating into MSEDILIIRRHMLNDPHLYLSDEDLKNYALAEIEKLFNDIGKSLKDYATMPFPSEVYFSNAVNRLLQEETSYDKEELKILHEKNHGMLNPEQKNIYDSIIQNVYNKVDGVFFVYGSGGCGKIFLWQTLCCRLRSEGKIVFPVASCGIAAVLLPGGRTAYSRFHIPLKLDQDSTAGIRHGTDITELIQQTDLIIWDEAPMQHHHAFESVDRSLRDIMSAINKRRAKKPFGGNTEIENKVIADFCKWQLLVGDGKVENFSPDADIGEMLI; encoded by the exons ATGTCAGAAGATATTCTCATCATCAGGCGACATATGCTTAATGATCCTCATCTATACCTATCAGACGAAGATTTGAAGAATTATGCACTTGCTG AAATTGAAAAATTGTTTAATGACATCGGGAAGAGTTTGAAGGACTACGCGACAATGCCATTTCCAAGTGAAGTTTATTTTAGCAATGCTGTTAATAGACTACTCCAAGAAGAAACTTCATATGATAAAGAAGAACTGAAAATTTTGCATGAAAAGAATCATGGAATGCTCAACCCTGAACAGAAGAACATTTACGATTCTATCATACAAAATGTTTATAATAAGGTAGATGGTGTTTTCTTTGTATATGGAAGTGGAGGATGCGGCAAAATATTTCTATGGCAGACATTATGTTGTCGCCTTCGTTCAGAAGGAAAGATTGTGTTTCCTGTTGCCTCATGTGGAATAGCAGCCGTATTGTTGCCTGGTGGTAGAACTGCATATTCAAGATTTCATATTCCTTTGAAACTTGATCAGGACAGTACAGCCGGAATCAGACATGGAACCGATATTAcagaattaatccaacaaacTGATTTGATCATTTGGGATGAAGCGCCAATGCAACATCATCATGCCTTTGAATCTGTTGACCGTTCTTTGAGGGATATAATGTCTGCTATTAACAAAAGGAGAGCAAAGAAGCCATTTGGTG GAAATACAGAAATAGAGAATAAGGTTATAGCGGATTTCTGTAAATGGCAGCTTTTAGTTGGCGATGGTAAAGTTGAGAACTTTAGTCCTGATGCAGACATTGGTGAAATGCTAATATAG